From one Vicia villosa cultivar HV-30 ecotype Madison, WI unplaced genomic scaffold, Vvil1.0 ctg.000032F_1_1_3, whole genome shotgun sequence genomic stretch:
- the LOC131622546 gene encoding transcription factor SPEECHLESS-like, translated as MDESLYDIFEDRTDDDLFAILESLENFTDFPLINNNNQPETVITPKENDSTSTSRLLSQKSVSSQQDSETEVETEHKNKRQKLTPSLLQEQIINSDGQQRVSHITVERNRRKQMNEHLSVLRSLMPCFYVKRGDQASIIGGVVDYINELQQLLQALEAKKQRKVYTEVLSPRILSSSPRPSPLSPRKPPLSPRLNLPISPRTPQPSSPYKPRMQQSYNNILLSPLDPSPTTSSSASSVNDNINELVANSKSHVADVEVKFSGPHVLLKTVSQRIPGQALKIISALENLALEILHVNINSTSDDTMLNSFTIKIGIECQLSAEELAQQIQQTFC; from the exons ATGGATGAGAGTTTATATGATATATTTGAAGACAGAACAGACGATGATCTTTTTGCCATTTTGGAGAGTCTAGAAAATTTCACTGATTTTCCTCTcattaacaacaacaaccaacCTGAAACTGttattactccaaaagagaatgATTCAACTTCCACTTCTAGATTACTGTCTCAGAAATCAGTTTCTTCACAGCAAGATTCTGAAACTGAAGTTGAAACTGAACACAAAAACAAGAGACAGAAACTCACACCGTCTTTGCTACAAGAACAGATCATTAACAGTGATGGACAACAAAGAGTTTCTCACATTACCGTCGAACGGAACCGAAGAAAGCAAATGAATGAACATTTGTCTGTTTTAAGATCACTCATGCCTTGCTTTTATGTCAAAAGG GGAGATCAAGCATCAATAATTGGAGGCGTAGTGGATTACATCAACGAGTTGCAACAACTCCTCCAAGCACTCGAAGCGAAAAAACAACGTAAGGTATACACCGAAGTACTAAGTCCGAGAATACTTTCATCGAGTCCACGACCTTCGCCGTTAAGTCCCCGAAAACCACCGTTGAGTCCAAGACTAAACCTACCAATTAGTCCAAGAACACCACAACCAAGTAGCCCTTACAAGCCAAGAATGCAACAAAGCTACAACAATATTTTACTCTCACCTCTTGATCCATCTCCTACTACTTCTTCATCTGCTTCATCGGTGAATGATAATATCAATGAACTTGTGGCTAACTCTAAGTCTCATGTTGCTGACGTGGAGGTGAAGTTTTCAGGTCCTCATGTTTTGTTGAAAACTGTTTCTCAAAGGATTCCAGGACAAGCTTTGAAGATTATATCTGCGCTGGAAAATCTTGCACTTGAAATACTTCATGTTAACATTAATAGTACTTCTGATGATACCATGTTGAACTCATTCACTATTAAG ATTGGAATTGAATGCCAACTGAGTGCAGAAGAATTGGCTCAACAAATCCAGCAAACATTCTGCTAA
- the LOC131622577 gene encoding arabinogalactan protein 41-like: protein MASFRVVVFLCIIYATLMSVVSSQSIAPAPAPTSDGTTIDQAVACLLMLFALVLTYIIH, encoded by the exons ATGGCTTCATTTAGGGTGGTTGTCTTcctttgcatcatttatgcaacTCTTATGTCTGTCGTTTCTTCGCAATCTATTGCACCTGCTCCAGCTCCTACAAGCGATg GAACTACCATTGATCAAGCGGTTGCATGTTTACTAATGCTTTTCGCTTTGGTGCTCACCTATATCATTCATTAA